One region of Flavobacterium sp. GSB-24 genomic DNA includes:
- a CDS encoding T9SS sorting signal type C domain-containing protein — MMRKLLYSFLFLISFISYAQCPFGSTQFGTTQSIIYNREAVAGTNVGTVTFTNVPMGRYVAVNVIQGLTYTITASSNQSFIKRITFFNQTNTAVNVGSALAGSNNGNATSTNWLAGFTGTLFIKINNNSNCISTTGNNSTITVTYTGGSNVELQDREGNNSWIAHVYDFSDTVSVTPLSETNAFTNSSYLGAFTQANNIVGSTTSFSQNYGGGNTPSFAFVAGGTNQTFYAETFAVRYKMRSTLPQGCYFVQVRGDDGVKLSVDGVKVFDAWIQQGATDYTNILVYLNGNSQLVLDYYDKDEANVTDFSIYPAESTMNSVNIINTSGPVYRCAGSNSVLDGSAITYQGSNINPSIKFQWQSSPDNLNWTDISSANGENYTVPSTSPTATSIVYYRRNITGTAANASSCIYSTESIAVITSQNVNPTIPVLSTATNIFCSQFTANWTVVGSASGYYLDVSTNNSFTAMVPGYNNLDVGLVTSYNVTGLSNNTLYYYRLRAYNKCRNSTSASSGVVSTSTVSPVATISGNATICQNASSPNITLTNPQPLPVTITYNINGGSNATVNLAASSTVNIAVPTTSSGVFAYNLVNVAYQSSPTCSNLLLGSATVTVNPVHTLTAGGNRSVCQNSAMTDITMTLGGGATGANVTGLPAGVTSSVSGNTLTISGTPTVSGVFPYNITTTGNSCTAATTSGTITVGIGNNVINFTNGTSGTVCVTTPENGTSSFTAPTGTYFNTVSFSSYGSPTGSCGNFAINYTCHSATKSQSFVEGQLLGNTGTITFLANNANFDDPCVGTVKNYYGSAAYSSPVCSGTVPGTITGTTPTGSGTYTYLWQISTTSATAGFTAAPGTNNLQNYTPINSVTVNTWFRRVVTSGGTCPNTSAAVLIKVNPLPTIASAATASTICFGATSTSLVYTGTTGVPTTYSITWNSTPLNSFSPVTDASLTATPISIVIPSTATDGTYTGTITVKNANGCVSMGNTFSLVIRPQFTSGAINTTGETICSGGTPSQIGSTTAASGGDNMITYKWQANGVDIASSNSATYTPPIGLTATTVYRRFANDGTCNTTPTLSTGTWTVTVNSLPTTPTLTKNSDFTCTSSGSVTLTNLPSGTWTIKQTGTASQTITDTGSSRNITGLVAGNYDFTVTNAASCTSSPVVSVNIVNQTSTTTWNGSGWSNGNPDGTKTIIIASTASQPFTISTPNVSGCSLIVNSGAVVTIPSGVTLTITNSVTTNGQLIFENNSSLVQTTNAVNTGDIVYKRATSVRRYDLTYWSTPVTKPGFTLYNLSPDTLGDKFSYYDSNAAAWMINYNGTMVMEIGKSYNVRAPQYFDINTPSIFTAVFTGVPNNGDISVNTVSGKWNLIGNPFPSAIDADQLMAENPNLGSLYFWGHNALPTQSVPGDNKFYYSTDFTAYNATGTAGGDGLPFDGYIAAAQGFFAKPAAGTIIFNNHIRRPGNNTQFYKTSESTVEKNRLWLNMTHADGILKQALVGYVQGATNTIDVNYDAVTMGANAYIDFYSISESKKLTIQGRALPFDTGDLVPLGYKALIEGDFTIAIDHADGFFDTQAVYLEDKTTGKITDLRKENYTFKTAIGTFTDRFVLRYTSKTLGTDDFENISDGILVSVKNKIVRITSSKETINDVIIYNVLGQEIFNKKKINSTEFQISNLQTGNQVLLLKINLQNGHSTSKKIIMD, encoded by the coding sequence ATGATGAGAAAACTACTTTACTCGTTTTTATTTCTTATTTCTTTTATTAGTTATGCACAATGTCCTTTCGGAAGTACGCAATTTGGAACTACTCAATCTATAATTTACAATAGAGAAGCTGTTGCAGGTACAAACGTTGGTACTGTTACTTTTACAAATGTGCCAATGGGTAGATATGTAGCAGTTAATGTAATTCAAGGATTAACTTATACAATTACCGCTTCATCAAACCAATCTTTTATAAAGCGAATTACATTTTTTAACCAAACTAATACAGCTGTAAATGTGGGCAGTGCTTTGGCAGGTTCAAATAATGGAAATGCGACTTCTACCAATTGGCTAGCTGGATTTACGGGAACATTATTTATTAAAATTAATAATAATTCTAACTGTATATCGACAACAGGGAATAACTCTACCATTACTGTAACTTATACAGGAGGTAGTAATGTAGAGCTTCAGGATAGGGAAGGAAATAATTCATGGATTGCTCATGTTTATGATTTCTCTGATACTGTTAGCGTAACACCTCTATCAGAGACAAATGCCTTTACTAATTCTAGTTACTTAGGGGCTTTCACACAAGCAAATAACATTGTTGGAAGTACAACTTCATTTTCTCAAAATTACGGTGGAGGAAATACGCCATCTTTTGCTTTTGTTGCAGGAGGTACTAATCAAACATTTTATGCTGAGACATTTGCTGTACGCTATAAAATGCGATCGACTTTGCCACAAGGTTGCTATTTTGTTCAAGTAAGGGGAGATGACGGAGTAAAACTTTCTGTAGACGGTGTTAAGGTTTTTGATGCATGGATCCAACAAGGTGCAACAGATTATACAAATATATTGGTTTATTTAAATGGTAATAGTCAGTTAGTACTGGATTACTATGATAAAGATGAAGCAAATGTGACAGATTTTAGCATTTATCCAGCCGAAAGCACGATGAATTCTGTTAATATTATAAATACTTCAGGTCCTGTTTATCGTTGTGCCGGCAGTAATTCAGTGCTAGATGGTTCAGCCATTACTTATCAAGGATCGAATATCAATCCATCAATTAAGTTTCAATGGCAATCATCTCCAGATAATCTGAATTGGACAGATATTAGTAGTGCAAATGGAGAGAATTATACAGTACCATCAACAAGCCCAACTGCAACATCAATAGTTTATTATAGGAGAAATATTACGGGAACAGCAGCAAATGCGTCGTCATGTATTTACAGTACAGAATCAATTGCTGTTATAACAAGTCAAAATGTAAATCCCACTATTCCAGTTCTTTCAACAGCGACTAATATATTTTGCTCACAGTTTACTGCTAATTGGACTGTGGTAGGCTCAGCTTCAGGTTATTATTTGGATGTTTCTACAAATAATAGCTTTACAGCAATGGTTCCAGGTTATAATAATTTAGATGTTGGATTAGTGACATCATACAATGTTACTGGATTAAGCAACAATACACTTTACTATTATAGATTAAGAGCTTATAATAAATGTAGAAATAGCACAAGTGCTTCTTCTGGAGTTGTTTCAACTTCAACAGTATCGCCAGTAGCAACAATTAGTGGGAATGCAACAATTTGTCAAAATGCAAGTTCTCCAAACATCACTTTAACAAATCCACAACCTTTACCTGTTACTATCACTTATAACATTAATGGAGGATCAAATGCTACTGTAAATTTAGCGGCAAGTTCCACAGTAAATATTGCTGTTCCGACAACAAGCTCTGGGGTATTTGCTTATAATTTGGTAAATGTAGCTTATCAATCTTCTCCAACTTGCTCAAATTTACTTTTGGGTTCCGCAACAGTAACAGTTAATCCAGTCCATACATTAACTGCAGGCGGAAATAGAAGTGTTTGCCAAAACAGTGCGATGACGGATATCACAATGACATTGGGCGGTGGAGCAACAGGAGCAAACGTTACTGGTTTGCCGGCTGGAGTTACTAGTTCAGTTTCAGGAAATACTTTAACAATAAGCGGAACACCAACCGTTAGTGGTGTGTTCCCTTATAATATAACTACGACAGGAAATTCATGTACAGCAGCTACAACGAGTGGAACTATAACTGTTGGAATTGGAAACAACGTCATAAATTTTACAAATGGTACTTCCGGAACAGTTTGTGTAACTACTCCTGAAAATGGTACATCTAGTTTTACCGCTCCTACAGGAACATATTTCAATACAGTAAGTTTCTCAAGTTATGGATCACCAACAGGTTCTTGTGGCAATTTTGCAATTAATTATACCTGTCATTCTGCAACAAAAAGTCAATCTTTTGTAGAAGGGCAACTTTTAGGTAACACAGGGACAATAACATTTTTAGCTAATAATGCAAATTTTGATGATCCATGTGTTGGAACTGTCAAAAATTATTATGGTTCAGCGGCTTATTCTTCTCCGGTATGCTCTGGTACAGTGCCAGGAACTATTACAGGTACAACCCCAACAGGAAGTGGAACTTATACTTATTTATGGCAGATCAGTACCACAAGTGCTACTGCTGGTTTTACTGCTGCACCTGGAACAAATAATTTACAAAATTATACTCCAATTAATTCTGTAACTGTAAATACTTGGTTTAGAAGAGTAGTAACTTCTGGAGGTACTTGTCCAAATACTTCTGCCGCTGTGTTGATAAAAGTTAACCCTTTGCCAACAATAGCTTCAGCAGCAACAGCTTCAACAATTTGTTTTGGCGCAACAAGTACTTCATTAGTATATACAGGAACAACTGGAGTGCCAACAACATATAGTATAACGTGGAATTCTACGCCATTAAATAGTTTTTCTCCAGTTACAGATGCTTCACTTACAGCAACCCCTATTTCTATTGTAATTCCATCTACAGCTACAGATGGCACGTACACAGGAACAATAACTGTAAAAAATGCAAATGGTTGTGTGTCTATGGGTAATACTTTTAGTCTTGTCATTCGCCCTCAATTTACATCTGGAGCAATTAATACCACAGGGGAAACAATTTGTTCTGGAGGAACTCCTTCTCAAATTGGAAGTACTACTGCAGCAAGTGGAGGAGATAATATGATAACATACAAATGGCAGGCAAACGGAGTTGATATTGCAAGTTCAAATTCTGCAACATATACACCACCAATAGGATTAACAGCTACTACAGTTTACAGAAGATTTGCAAATGACGGGACATGTAATACTACGCCAACCTTATCAACTGGAACATGGACGGTTACTGTAAATTCACTTCCAACTACTCCAACACTAACAAAAAATAGTGATTTTACTTGTACTAGTTCAGGAAGCGTTACATTAACAAATCTTCCATCTGGAACTTGGACAATTAAGCAAACGGGAACAGCATCACAAACAATTACTGACACTGGAAGTTCTCGCAATATTACAGGATTAGTAGCAGGAAATTATGATTTTACGGTTACAAATGCCGCAAGCTGTACTTCAAGTCCAGTAGTATCAGTTAATATAGTAAACCAAACTTCAACAACAACTTGGAATGGTTCAGGTTGGTCAAATGGTAACCCAGACGGAACAAAAACTATTATTATTGCTTCAACGGCTAGTCAACCATTTACAATAAGTACTCCAAATGTATCAGGATGTTCATTAATAGTTAATTCTGGTGCGGTTGTTACAATTCCAAGCGGAGTGACTCTGACCATTACTAATTCGGTTACCACAAACGGCCAGTTAATTTTTGAGAATAACTCAAGTTTAGTACAGACTACAAATGCAGTAAACACAGGAGATATTGTATACAAAAGAGCAACTTCTGTACGCCGTTATGATTTAACGTATTGGTCAACTCCGGTTACAAAGCCTGGTTTTACACTTTATAATCTTTCGCCGGATACTTTGGGAGATAAGTTTTCTTATTATGACTCTAATGCGGCTGCATGGATGATCAATTATAACGGGACTATGGTGATGGAAATCGGTAAAAGTTATAACGTAAGAGCTCCCCAGTATTTTGATATTAATACACCGTCGATCTTTACTGCAGTATTTACAGGAGTTCCCAATAATGGGGATATATCTGTGAATACAGTATCGGGAAAGTGGAATTTAATTGGAAATCCTTTCCCTTCTGCCATAGATGCTGACCAGTTAATGGCTGAGAATCCAAATTTAGGGTCGCTGTATTTCTGGGGGCATAATGCACTTCCAACACAGTCTGTTCCTGGTGACAATAAATTTTATTACAGCACTGATTTTACAGCTTATAACGCAACAGGAACTGCTGGGGGAGACGGACTTCCTTTTGACGGCTATATTGCCGCAGCGCAGGGATTTTTTGCAAAACCTGCTGCGGGGACAATAATCTTTAACAACCATATCCGCAGACCCGGCAATAATACCCAGTTTTACAAAACATCAGAATCAACTGTTGAGAAAAATCGTTTATGGCTGAATATGACCCACGCAGACGGCATTCTTAAACAAGCACTTGTCGGTTATGTCCAGGGAGCAACAAATACAATCGATGTAAACTACGATGCCGTAACAATGGGTGCCAACGCATATATCGATTTTTACAGCATCAGCGAATCTAAAAAACTAACCATTCAGGGACGTGCACTGCCTTTTGACACCGGCGATCTGGTACCTTTAGGATATAAAGCTTTAATTGAAGGTGATTTTACCATTGCAATTGACCATGCAGACGGATTCTTCGACACGCAGGCTGTTTATTTAGAAGATAAAACAACAGGAAAAATAACAGATCTTCGCAAAGAAAATTATACTTTTAAAACTGCAATTGGAACATTTACAGACCGTTTTGTCCTTCGTTATACTTCTAAAACTTTAGGAACAGATGACTTTGAAAATATTTCAGATGGAATTTTAGTCTCAGTTAAAAATAAAATAGTTAGAATTACTTCTTCAAAAGAAACTATCAATGATGTTATTATTTATAATGTACTGGGTCAGGAAATATTCAATAAGAAAAAAATTAATAGTACAGAATTTCAAATTTCGAATTTGCAGACAGGAAATCAAGTTTTACTGCTAAAGATTAATCTACAGAATGGTCATAGCACATCAAAAAAAATAATAATGGATTAA
- a CDS encoding RNA polymerase sigma factor has product MKEKEQEFLNRIQSHKGILYKVSKMYMDNSDDQQDLFQEIVCQLWKSYDSFRNESQFSTWMYRVAVNTAIVFLKKEKRKIDKYEIDSDNIKEDENDSHIKESQLDHFYKAVQKLDKIDKAIIFYQLEGFSHKEIGQNLGISEGNARVKLNRAKEKLKEIIKNQGYGF; this is encoded by the coding sequence TTGAAAGAGAAAGAACAAGAATTTTTGAATCGGATACAAAGCCATAAAGGAATTTTATATAAAGTTTCTAAAATGTATATGGATAATTCTGATGATCAGCAGGATTTGTTTCAGGAAATCGTCTGCCAGCTTTGGAAATCATATGATTCTTTTAGAAATGAAAGTCAGTTTTCGACTTGGATGTATAGAGTAGCAGTAAATACAGCAATTGTATTTTTAAAGAAAGAAAAGAGAAAGATAGATAAATATGAAATCGATTCGGATAATATTAAAGAAGACGAAAATGATTCTCATATAAAAGAAAGTCAGCTGGATCATTTTTATAAAGCGGTACAAAAGCTGGATAAAATTGATAAAGCCATAATCTTCTATCAATTAGAAGGCTTCTCTCATAAGGAAATTGGTCAGAATCTCGGAATTTCTGAAGGAAATGCCAGAGTAAAATTGAACAGAGCCAAAGAAAAATTAAAAGAAATTATTAAAAATCAGGGATATGGATTTTAA
- a CDS encoding TraB/GumN family protein yields MKTIFRFAGILFIFFFSSTISAQEKSPKLENSLLWEVSGKGLEKPSYLYGTIHMICSKDYFLSEKTKKAFDVSDKLYLEINFTDPNEMSQMQQLAMGKEPLSKKLSPEQLAKLDSILKKSTGMGVQQVDSFSLLTVLSLISMKSFGCTDLKFYEMEFSDAAKKRNVSISGLETVKAQFEILENAYSNDEILKLLEESNSEESEQLVTAYQNENIDSMYALTTDEKFTSEKTKKQILDNRNLNWVKAMPELMKQNIVFFAVGAGHLGGEFGVINLLRKEGYTVKPIMN; encoded by the coding sequence ATGAAAACAATATTTAGATTTGCAGGAATACTATTTATATTCTTTTTTTCTTCAACCATTTCAGCACAGGAAAAATCGCCTAAACTAGAAAATTCACTTTTGTGGGAAGTTTCAGGAAAAGGACTTGAAAAGCCATCTTATTTGTACGGAACGATTCATATGATTTGTTCAAAGGATTATTTTTTATCTGAAAAAACAAAAAAAGCATTTGACGTTTCAGACAAATTATATTTAGAAATTAATTTCACAGATCCGAATGAAATGAGCCAAATGCAGCAATTGGCAATGGGAAAAGAACCGCTAAGTAAAAAATTAAGTCCAGAACAATTAGCAAAATTAGATTCAATTTTAAAAAAGAGCACAGGAATGGGTGTACAGCAAGTAGATAGTTTCAGTCTTTTAACAGTCTTAAGTTTGATTAGTATGAAAAGTTTTGGCTGCACAGATCTTAAGTTTTATGAAATGGAGTTTTCTGATGCTGCTAAAAAAAGAAATGTCTCAATTTCTGGTCTTGAAACCGTAAAAGCTCAATTTGAAATTTTGGAAAACGCTTATTCAAATGATGAAATTTTAAAGCTTTTAGAAGAATCAAATTCAGAGGAATCAGAGCAATTAGTTACTGCATACCAAAATGAAAACATTGATAGCATGTATGCTTTAACAACTGATGAAAAATTTACAAGTGAAAAAACAAAGAAACAGATTCTTGACAATAGAAATTTGAACTGGGTAAAAGCAATGCCAGAGTTAATGAAACAAAATATAGTTTTCTTCGCTGTTGGCGCTGGGCATTTGGGAGGTGAGTTTGGAGTTATTAATTTATTGAGAAAAGAAGGGTATACTGTAAAACCGATAATGAACTAA
- a CDS encoding DUF2975 domain-containing protein — MDFNDIQNAWNNEKPENIILPENLEKIQSANTPLDKIKKNLKNEFIYQILSIVLIGTVPFICDFPPKMTFLYYLLYSLFVAVCVYYLTKLYFFYKRLNNITLRTKDSLYETYFDIRLNMELYKTFGFALTPFLVLYFLGFYYYAFTKIPGFVDHEFSSGQLIGFFLVVVFTMLFMGISLEWWVHKFYGKFAKEIKKVIDELKEE; from the coding sequence ATGGATTTTAACGATATACAAAATGCATGGAATAATGAAAAACCCGAAAATATTATTCTGCCGGAAAATTTAGAGAAGATTCAATCTGCGAATACTCCATTAGATAAAATTAAAAAAAATCTAAAAAACGAATTCATTTATCAAATTTTGTCTATTGTTTTGATAGGTACAGTTCCTTTTATATGTGATTTTCCACCCAAGATGACTTTTCTGTATTATTTGCTGTACAGTCTTTTTGTAGCAGTCTGTGTTTATTATTTGACGAAGCTTTACTTTTTTTATAAGCGGTTGAATAATATAACTCTGAGAACAAAAGACAGTTTGTATGAAACCTATTTTGATATTAGGCTAAATATGGAATTGTATAAAACTTTTGGATTTGCTTTGACGCCGTTTTTAGTTTTATATTTTTTAGGCTTTTATTATTATGCGTTTACCAAGATACCAGGGTTTGTTGATCATGAATTTTCTAGCGGCCAACTCATCGGATTCTTTCTAGTGGTTGTTTTTACGATGCTCTTTATGGGAATTTCTCTAGAATGGTGGGTTCATAAATTTTATGGAAAGTTTGCCAAAGAAATAAAGAAGGTGATTGACGAATTGAAGGAGGAATAA
- a CDS encoding pyridoxal phosphate-dependent aminotransferase family protein, whose product MKLPENLGEKIENCRQDNSLKKLPVFNNVVDFSSNDYIGFSKSEVIFRNVHAYLVENEIFQNGATGSRLVSGNHSLYHIAENFIAQFHDAEAALIFNSGYGANIAFFSAVPQENDVVLYDELCHTSIKDGISISSAKSFKFNHNDFEDLERLILEFPNQLVYIVKESVFSIDGDSPNLEELIALSEKHNCYVIFDESNTLGVFGERGEGLSQYLQLHDKIFARIMTFGKGLGCYGAGILGSVELKEYLINFAKNFIYSTGLSPHSVATILIAYQHLEIEKEAIEKLRQNIIYFNQYKNLLGLKPMFVRSKSAIHCAIVPGNENAKKLEQELQDKGFDVQSILSPIVPQGQERLRFCIHNYNSQEQINQALELLRDFIF is encoded by the coding sequence ATGAAACTACCTGAAAATCTTGGCGAGAAAATAGAAAATTGTAGGCAGGATAATTCCCTTAAAAAATTGCCTGTATTTAATAACGTAGTTGATTTTTCTTCCAATGATTATATTGGTTTTTCAAAATCTGAAGTAATTTTTAGAAATGTCCACGCTTATTTGGTAGAAAATGAAATTTTTCAAAATGGGGCAACTGGCTCTAGATTGGTTTCTGGGAATCATTCACTTTATCACATTGCAGAAAACTTTATAGCGCAGTTTCATGATGCAGAAGCTGCTTTAATTTTTAATTCGGGTTACGGTGCCAATATTGCTTTTTTTAGCGCTGTACCCCAAGAAAATGATGTTGTTTTGTATGATGAGCTATGTCATACTTCAATAAAAGACGGAATTTCGATTTCTAGTGCCAAATCTTTTAAATTTAATCACAATGACTTTGAAGATTTAGAACGTTTAATTCTAGAATTTCCAAATCAATTGGTTTATATCGTCAAAGAAAGTGTTTTTTCAATAGACGGCGACAGCCCAAATCTAGAAGAATTAATTGCGCTTTCAGAAAAACACAATTGCTATGTAATTTTTGATGAATCCAACACATTAGGGGTTTTTGGCGAAAGAGGAGAAGGTCTTAGTCAGTATCTTCAATTGCATGATAAAATTTTTGCACGAATCATGACTTTTGGAAAAGGTTTAGGATGTTATGGTGCGGGGATTCTTGGTTCTGTTGAACTGAAAGAGTATCTCATAAATTTTGCAAAAAACTTTATTTACTCAACGGGTTTGTCTCCTCATTCAGTTGCAACTATTTTGATAGCTTATCAACATTTGGAAATTGAAAAAGAGGCTATTGAAAAACTTCGCCAAAACATCATATATTTTAATCAGTATAAAAATTTATTAGGCTTAAAGCCAATGTTTGTTCGTAGTAAATCTGCTATACATTGTGCGATTGTTCCTGGAAATGAAAATGCCAAAAAGCTGGAGCAGGAACTTCAAGATAAAGGATTTGATGTGCAGTCAATTCTGTCGCCAATTGTACCACAAGGGCAGGAACGTCTTCGTTTTTGTATTCATAATTACAATTCACAAGAACAAATTAATCAAGCTTTAGAGTTACTAAGAGATTTTATTTTCTGA
- the atpD gene encoding F0F1 ATP synthase subunit beta, which produces MSKVIGKVAQIIGPVVDVVFNGKDVELPKIYDSLEITKKDGTILVLEVQSHIGENTVRTISMDSTDGLSRGYEVVGTGNPIQMPIGPDVYGRLFNVVGDAIDGLGDLPKTGENGLPIHRQAPKFEDLSTSSEVLFTGIKVIDLIEPYAKGGKIGLFGGAGVGKTVLIQELINNIAKGHGGLSVFAGVGERTREGNDLLREMLESGIIKYGDDFMHSMENGGWDLSKVDMPGMRESKATFVFGQMNEPPGARARVALSGLSIAEYFRDGAGSDQGKDVLFFVDNIFRFTQAGSEVSALLGRMPSAVGYQPTLATEMGAMQERITSTNKGSITSVQAVYVPADDLTDPAPATTFAHLDATTVLSRKIAELGIYPAVDPLDSTSRILTPHILGDEHYNCAQRVKEILQKYKQLQDIIAILGMEELSEEDKLSVSRARRVQRFLSQPFHVAEQFTGIPGVLVDIKDTIKGFNMIIDGELDHLPEAAFNLKGSIQDAIEAGEKMLAEA; this is translated from the coding sequence GACGTAGTTTTCAACGGTAAAGATGTTGAACTTCCAAAAATTTATGATTCACTAGAAATCACTAAAAAAGATGGAACTATTTTAGTTCTAGAAGTACAATCTCATATTGGTGAAAACACTGTTCGTACCATTTCTATGGATTCAACAGATGGTTTAAGCAGAGGATATGAAGTAGTTGGAACTGGAAATCCAATCCAAATGCCAATCGGTCCAGACGTATATGGAAGATTATTTAATGTTGTTGGAGATGCCATTGACGGTTTAGGTGATTTGCCAAAAACTGGAGAAAATGGTCTGCCAATTCACAGACAAGCTCCTAAATTCGAAGATTTATCAACTTCATCTGAAGTTTTATTCACAGGTATCAAAGTAATCGATTTGATCGAGCCTTACGCAAAAGGAGGTAAAATTGGATTGTTTGGTGGTGCTGGTGTTGGTAAAACAGTATTAATTCAGGAGTTGATCAACAATATTGCAAAAGGTCACGGTGGACTTTCAGTATTCGCTGGAGTAGGTGAAAGAACACGTGAAGGGAATGACTTACTTCGTGAGATGTTAGAGTCAGGAATTATTAAATACGGTGATGATTTCATGCACTCTATGGAAAATGGAGGATGGGATTTATCTAAAGTAGATATGCCAGGAATGAGAGAGTCTAAAGCTACTTTCGTTTTCGGACAAATGAATGAGCCACCTGGAGCTCGTGCACGTGTGGCACTTTCAGGATTATCTATCGCTGAGTATTTCCGTGATGGAGCAGGATCTGATCAAGGTAAAGACGTATTATTCTTCGTTGATAATATCTTCCGTTTTACACAAGCAGGTTCTGAGGTATCAGCACTTTTAGGTCGTATGCCATCTGCGGTAGGTTACCAACCAACTTTAGCAACAGAGATGGGTGCTATGCAAGAGCGTATTACATCTACAAACAAAGGATCTATTACATCTGTACAAGCGGTTTACGTTCCTGCGGATGACTTAACTGACCCGGCGCCGGCTACAACGTTTGCTCACTTAGATGCTACAACTGTATTGTCTCGTAAAATTGCTGAGTTAGGTATTTATCCTGCGGTTGACCCGTTAGATTCTACTTCAAGAATTTTAACTCCACATATCTTAGGAGATGAGCACTACAACTGTGCACAAAGAGTAAAAGAGATTCTTCAAAAATACAAACAATTACAAGATATCATCGCGATTCTTGGTATGGAGGAGTTATCTGAAGAAGATAAACTTTCAGTATCAAGAGCACGTCGTGTACAACGTTTCTTGTCTCAACCTTTCCACGTTGCGGAGCAATTTACAGGTATCCCAGGTGTATTAGTTGATATTAAAGATACTATCAAAGGTTTCAACATGATTATCGATGGTGAGTTAGATCACCTTCCAGAAGCTGCTTTCAACTTGAAAGGTTCTATTCAAGATGCAATCGAAGCTGGAGAAAAAATGTTAGCTGAAGCATAA
- a CDS encoding F0F1 ATP synthase subunit epsilon: MILEIVSPEAKLFSGEVTSVTLPGVDGSFQILNHHAPIVSILEEGTIKIAAPSFNFSKEAVDKFKRVNDQTYTLEIKSGTIEMKNNKIIVLVD, translated from the coding sequence ATGATTTTAGAAATAGTATCACCAGAAGCTAAATTATTTTCAGGAGAGGTAACTTCGGTTACTTTGCCAGGAGTTGATGGAAGCTTTCAGATTTTAAATCATCACGCACCAATTGTTTCTATTTTAGAAGAAGGAACAATTAAAATTGCAGCTCCTAGCTTTAATTTTTCTAAGGAAGCGGTTGATAAATTCAAGAGAGTAAATGACCAAACTTATACTTTAGAGATTAAGTCAGGAACAATCGAGATGAAAAATAATAAAATTATTGTTTTAGTTGACTAA
- a CDS encoding NAD(P)H-binding protein — protein MKNISKVAVLGGGGRTGNYLVNQLLKKEFSVKLLLRNPESFEIVNPDIEIVKGDSLDLEAIKSVMHDCQAVLNTISQRKDEPLVAYGTTKNVLNAMKEYNIDRYVLLAGLNIDTPFDKKSPKTIMATDWMKTNFPSIQIDRQNTYNLLTESDVNWTQVRVPFIEFKNETNAIDVNLEDCLGDKITALDISDFMINEMVESQYSRKSLFISAK, from the coding sequence ATGAAAAATATATCAAAAGTTGCCGTTCTTGGAGGCGGAGGAAGAACTGGAAATTATCTTGTGAACCAGTTATTAAAAAAGGAATTCAGCGTAAAACTTTTGCTGAGAAATCCTGAAAGTTTTGAAATTGTAAATCCCGATATTGAAATTGTCAAAGGTGACTCATTAGATCTTGAAGCGATTAAATCAGTAATGCATGATTGTCAGGCAGTACTTAATACAATTAGTCAGAGAAAAGATGAACCTCTTGTGGCATATGGAACCACCAAGAATGTCTTAAATGCCATGAAAGAATATAATATAGATCGTTATGTTCTTTTAGCTGGTCTTAATATCGATACACCATTCGATAAAAAAAGTCCAAAAACTATTATGGCAACCGACTGGATGAAAACTAATTTTCCGTCAATTCAGATCGATAGGCAAAATACCTATAATCTTTTGACTGAAAGTGATGTAAACTGGACGCAAGTTCGAGTTCCTTTTATTGAATTTAAAAATGAAACTAATGCAATAGATGTAAATCTCGAAGATTGTTTAGGAGATAAAATTACTGCATTAGATATTTCGGATTTTATGATTAATGAAATGGTTGAATCACAATATAGCAGGAAGTCACTTTTCATTAGTGCTAAATAA